A single window of Uloborus diversus isolate 005 chromosome 5, Udiv.v.3.1, whole genome shotgun sequence DNA harbors:
- the LOC129222096 gene encoding apoptosis-stimulating of p53 protein 1-like isoform X2 — protein MVLLPESNELSLADLRQMAARQQHQIEAHQQLLVAKEQRLKFLKQQEARHHQGQPAPHVQESDRLRHLRERVELQELKLRRLRALRGQVEQHKSNNSNLGAELESIRALFNEKEKELSMAVAKVEELTRQLEDVRRGDIAGLKHGTTPSPAALEFQKLKRELLYRSKLNEQQNARIAQQRETLAKRQSEISQMDQRIAELQQRLQKKRLLNQQLSSHLHAASRSRPRTNIAAVEPLKRAAQDVELVHDDLKVPSDSEFTPNKKDPKYQTLPYNTKFPVGGNPDVHQKPSLVNGTEREDKPPLQNGGPPPYPEPPKVHSPPHKPPPPRGLGALSPRPFNSISSTTSIRGPQQRIVATTSSGISSSSNTVTTQPKANSIGPPGIPRSKTPVLHSNHQVVLPPTVMTSGQPSISRTIPQTPARQHPAPSYTHARLRGTDTSSISQKPIVPPKPGTPSKPVPPPRQIHGVLNNLPKPDTVDQALSVLKGDLRSNESQRLLSQVSPTTSLQQRLAPSVYGYPPQKTIDSFNDHNRNQSSETESRSSPPNRLPVNGSVPTHSTESNNVHVSLNRRIGMPPAFYFPENQTPPSDLNGGDISVSAKRRPFLQEDSQFLNLDCSSSESDVISSKTSSLSIITTEKTKDQEIKPPSPDSPSDHTSSLNSSQQTSSLSPDSTDRSASDIEQSSDKSVVGAVLRRVKKGNLKTKGGVKNSRRVSFDPLALLLDAALEGELELVKKTAKEVPNPSAANDEGITALHNAICAGHLEIVKFLVEFGCDVNAQDSDGWTPLHCAASCNNLSMVKYLVERGACIFATTLSDHETAAEKCEEDEEGFDGCSEYLYSMQEKLGILNGGVVYALYDYESQNSDELSFRDGDQLVVLRKGDDLEREWWWSKLSDREGYVPRNLLGLHPRVTVKRDQ, from the exons TTGCCGGAAAGCAACGAGTTGAGCTTGGCCGACTTGCGCCAAATGGCTGCACGCCAACAGCACCAAATCGAAGCTCATCAGCAATTGTTGGTCGCCAAAGAACAGCGCCTAAAATTCCTAAAACAACAAGAAGCGCGCCACCACCAAGGACAACCAGCACCCCATGTGCAAGAAAGTGACAGGTTACGTCATCTGCGAGAGCGGGTGGAACTACAAGAACTGAAGTTAAGACGATTGCGAGCTTTGCGAGGCCAAGTTGAACAGCATAAATCCAATAACTCCAATTTAG GTGCTGAGTTGGAGTCTATTCGAGCTTTattcaatgaaaaagaaaaagagctttCTATGGCAGTGGCCAAAGTGGAGGAACTTACTCGACAGCTGGAAGACGTAAGACGTGGTGATATTGCTGGTCTTAAGCATGGCACAACACCATCCCCTGCTGCTTTagaatttcagaaactaaaaagaGAACTTTTA tATCGATCCAAACTAAATGAGCAACAAAATGCTCGAATAGCACAGCAAAGGGAAACTCTGGCTAAAAGACAATCAGAAATATCACAGATGGATCAACGTATAGCAGAACTTCAACAAAGGCTTCAAAAGAAAAGACTTTTAAACCAGCAACTAAGCAGTCATTTGCACGCAGCTAGTCGCAGTAGGCCTCGTACAAATATTGCTGCTGTTGAACCTCTGAAACGTGCTGCACAAGATGTAGAATTAGTTCATGATGACTTGAAGGTACCTAGTGATTCCGAGTTTACACCAAATAAAAAAGACCCCAAATATCAAACTCTTCCATATAACACTAAGTTTCCTGTGGGTGGAAATCCCGATGTTCATCAGAAACCTTCACTTGTGAACGGAACTGAAAGAGAGGATAAGCCGCCTCTCCAAAATGGTGGACCTCCACCTTATCCTGAACCTCCAAAAGTTCATTCTCCACCTCATAAACCTCCCCCACCTCGAGGACTTGGTGCTTTATCTCCTAGGCCTTTCAATTCCATTTCTAGTACTACTTCAATAAGAGGACCACAGCAAAGGATTGTGGCAACTACTTCCAGTGGAATATCTTCCTCAAGCAAt ACTGTCACAACTCAACCAAAAGCTAACTCGATTGGTCCTCCTGGGATACCTCGATCTAAAACACCAGTGCTCCATTCCAATCATCAAGTTGTACTTCCACCAACTGTAATGACTTCTGGACAGCCTAGCATATCACGAACTATTCCTCAAACACCTGCTAGGCAGCATCCAGCTCCAAGTTACACTCACGCTCGCTTACGAGGAACTGATACCTCATCCATCTCCCAAAAACCTATCGTTCCTCCTAAACCTGGCACTCCTAGCAAACCTGTACCACCTCCTCGTCAAATCCATGGTGTGCTAAATAATTTGCCAAAACCTGACACAGTGGATCAAGCTCTATCTGTGTTGAAAGGAGATCTACGGAGCAATGAAAGTCAgag gcTTTTATCCCAAGTGTCTCCAACAACCAGCTTACAACAACGACTAGCACCTTCTGTGTATGGGTACCCTCCACAAAAGACCATTGACAGTTTCAACGATCATAATAGAAATCAGTCATCTGAAACTGAGTCTAGGAGCTCTCCGCCAAACCGTCTTCCAGTGAATGGTAGTGTTCCAACTCACAGTACAGAGAGCAATAATGTCCACGTATCCCTCAATCGCCGCATTGGCATGCCTCCAGCATTTTACTTCCCAGAAAACCAAACACCCCCATCTGATTTGAATGGTGGGGATATTTCAGTAAGTGCCAAGAGGAGGCCTTTCTTGCAAGAAGATTCACAATTTCTGAACTTGGATTGTTCAAGTTCTGAAAGTGATGTGATTTCATCAAAAACATCAAGCCTTTCCATAATTACCACAGAAAAAACCA AAGATCAAGAAATAAAACCTCCCTCACCAGATTCACCTTCTGACCATACGAGTTCTCTAAACAGTTCACAGCAAACATCATCATTATCACCCGATTCAACGGATCGCAGTGCATCTGATATTGAGCAGTCATCTGATAAATCTGTTGTTGGCGCAGTGCTGAGAAGGGTTAAAAAGGGGAACCTGAAAACCAAGGGGGGTGTGAAAAATTCTCGAAGGGTCAGTTTTGATCCTCTGGCCCTGTTGCTAGATGCTGCCCTTGAAGGAGAGCTTGAGCTTGTGAAGAAAACAGCAAAAGAA GTTCCAAACCCAAGCGCTGCTAATGATGAAGGAATTACTGCTCTTCATAATGCAATTTGTGCTGGACACTTAGAGATAGTAAAATTTTTAGTTGAGTTTGGCTGTGATGTAAATGCTCAAGACAGTGATGGATG GACGCCTCTGCACTGTGCAGCTTCTTGCAATAATTTATCCATGGTGAAATATTTAGTTGAACGAGGAGCTTGTATTTTTGCCACAACACTTAGTGATCACGAAACAGCTGCTGAGAAATGCGAAGAAGATGAAGAAGGGTTTGATGGATGTTCAGAATATTTGTATa GTATGCAAGAAAAATTAGGCATATTGAATGGAGGTGTTGTTTATGCCTTGTATGATTATGAAAGTCAAAATTCCGATGAGCTGTCATTCAGGGATGGAGATCAACTGGTAGTATTGAGGAAAGGTGATGACTTGGAGAGAGAATGGTGGTGGAGTAAACTCAGTGACCGAGAGGGTTACGTGCCAAGAAATCTCCTTGGA